One Anabas testudineus chromosome 15, fAnaTes1.2, whole genome shotgun sequence genomic window carries:
- the kcnh1a gene encoding potassium voltage-gated channel subfamily H member 1a isoform X4: MAGGRRGLVAPQNTFLENIVRRSNDTNFVLGNAQIVDWPIVYSNDGFCKLSGYHRAEVMQKSSTCSFMYGELTDKDTTEKVQQTFENYEMNSFEILMYKKNRTPVWFFVKIAPIRNEQEKVVLFLCTFSDITAFKQPIEDDSSKGWGKFARLTRALTSSRGVLQQLQPTVHKGENVHKHSRLAEVLQLGSDILPQYKQETPKTPPHIILHYCLFKTTWDWVILILTFYTAIMVPYNVSFKTKQNNVTWLVVDSIVDVIFLVDIVLNFHTTFVGPAGEVISDPKLIRMNYLKTWFVIDLLSCLPYDVINAFENVDEGISSLFSSLKVVRLLRLGRVARKLDHYIEYGAAVLVLLVCVFGLAAHWLACIWYSIGDYEVIDEENNAPRMDSWLYVLAETMGKPYRFNTSGSGKWEGGPSKDSVYITSLYFTMTSLTSIGFGNIAPTTDCEKIFAVAMMMIGSLLYATIFGNVTTIFQQMYANTNRYHEMLNSVRDFLKLYQVPKGLSERVMDYIASTWSMSRGIDTEKVLQICPKDMRADICVHLNRKVFKEHPAFRLASDGCLRALAMEFQTIHCAPGDLIYHAGESVDSLCFVVSGSLEVIQDDEVVAILGKGDVFGDVFWKEVTLAQACANVRALTYCDLHVIKRDALQKVLEFYTAFSNHFSRNLLLTYNLRKRIVFRKISDVKREEEERQRRKNEAPLNLPPDHPVRKLFQRFRQQKEARMAEKTELDEHDIEKGPMYVDIPVAKTPITTTSIVTVTESPATPSSSTPSSSSPPNCTPSDKVKLQVPSPISLVGGRPAEPVKVKGWGRFKESMAKADNWNKVSKAESMETLPERTKAHDSQVSLKKTDSCDSGITKSDLRLDKVGDFRTTPQDRSPVQPPDTRHTFYPIPEQTLQASLQELKLELKDDLKNLNVRMSSLEAQLSEALQLLKSRKSSAGSPQPLFDISRPASPELDKEDIFS; this comes from the exons ATGGCGGGGGGTCGGAGGGGACTTGTGGCCCCTCAGAATACTTTTTTGGAGAATATTGTGAGACGATCGAACG ACACCAACTTTGTCCTAGGAAATGCTCAGATAGTGGACTGGCCCATCGTGTACAGCAATGATGGATTCTGCAAATTGTCGGGGTaccacagagcagaggtgaTGCAGAAAAGCAGCACTTGCAG cttcatgtatGGGGAGCTCACAGACAAGGACACAACGGAGAAAGTGCAGCAAACATTTGAGAATTATGAAATGAACTCATTTGAAATACTGatgtacaaaaaaaaca GGACACCTGTTTGGTTTTTTGTAAAGATTGCTCCCATTCGAAATGAACAAGAGAAAGTGGTCCTGTTTCTGTGCACGTTCAGCGACATCACAGCCTTTAAACAGCCCATTGAAGATGATTCTTCCAAAG GCTGGGGAAAGTTTGCCCGACTCACTCGAGCTTTAACAAGCAGTAGAGGAGTCTTGCAACAGCTGCAGCCCACAGTTCACAAAGGAGAGAACGTCCACAAGCACTCGCGATTAGCTGAG gtgcTGCAGCTCGGCTCAGATATTTTACCTCAGTACAAACAGGAGACTCCCAAAACCCCTCCTCACATCATCCTGCATTACTGTCTCTTCAAGACCACGTGGGACTGGgtcatcctcatcctcacctTCTACACCGCCATCATGGTTCCCTACAACGTCTCTTTCAAGACCAAGCAGAACAATGTCACGTGGCTGGTGGTGGACAGCATCGTGGACGTCATCTTCCTGGTGGATATAGTTTTAAACTTTCACACCACGTTCGTTGGACCCGCTGGCGAGGTCATCTCAGACCCCAAGCTGATTCGGATGAACTACCTGAAGACCTGGTTTGTCATCGACCTGCTGTCCTGCCTGCCTTATGATGTCATCAACGCCTTCGAGAATGTAGATGAG GGTATCAGCAGTCTGTTCAGCTCACTTAAGGTGGTCCGGCTTCTTCGTCTGGGTCGGGTTGCTCGTAAACTGGATCACTACATTGAGTATGGGGCGGCTGTACTGGTCCTGctcgtgtgtgtttttggactCGCTGCTCACTGGCTGGCCTGCATTTG GTACAGCATTGGTGATTACGAGGTTATCGATGAGGAAAACAACGCCCCTCGTATGGACAGCTGGCTCTACGTCCTGGCAGAGACGATGGGGAAACCGTATCGCTTCAACACCAGCGGCTCGGGGAAGTGGGAGGGCGGGCCGAGCAAGGATTCGGTCTACATCACTTCCCTGTACTTCACGATGACCAGCCTGACCAGCATTGGTTTCGGCAACATTGCCCCAACGACAGATTGCGAGAAAATCTTCGCCGTAGCCATGATGATGATTGGAT CCCTTCTTTACGCCACCATTTTTGGTAACGTGACAACAATCTTCCAGCAGATGTACGCCAACACGAATCGTTACCATGAGATGCTTAACAGCGTCCGGGACTTCCTCAAGCTCTACCAGGTGCCCAAAGGCTTAAGTGAAAGAGTTATGGACTACATTGCTTCCACCTGGTCCATGTCACGGGGTATAGACACTGAAAAG GTGTTGCAgatctgtccaaaggacatgAGAGCAGATATTTGCGTTCACCTCAACCGGAAGGTTTTTAAAGAGCACCCAGCTTTCCGGCTGGCCAGCGACGGCTGTCTAAGAGCGCTGGCCATGGAGTTTCAGACCATCCACTGTGCTCCTGGCGACCTGATCTACCACGCTGGTGAAAGCGTGGACAGCCTCTGCTTTGTGGTGTCGGGGTCGCTGGAGGTCATCCAGGACGACGAAGTGGTGGCCATTTTAG ggaAGGGAGACGTATTTGGTGATGTTTTCTGGAAAGAGGTGACTCTGGCTCAAGCCTGTGCCAACGTCCGAGCTCTGACCTACTGTGACCTTCACGTCATTAAACGTGACGCTCTGCAGAAGGTGCTGGAGTTCTACACGGCTTTTTCAAATCACTTCTCAAGAAATCTGCTGCTCACTTACAATCTGCGAAAGAGG ATTGTCTTCCGAAAGATCAGTGATGTAAAACGAGAGGAAGAGGAGCGACAGAGGCGTAAAAATGAAGCCCCTCTGAACCTGCCCCCTGATCACCCGGTACGTAAACTCTTCCAGCGCTTTCGACAGCAGAAGGAAGCTCGCATGGCTGAGAAGACGGAGCTGGATGAACACGATATCGAGAAAGGTCCTATGTATGTGGACATCCCAGTAGCTAAAACGCCAATTACAACTACCAGCATTGTCACAGTAACTGAAAGCCCAGCAACACCCTCCTCTTCGActccttcatcttcatcacccCCCAACTGCACTCCATCAGACAAGGTGAAGCTGCAGGTGCCATCTCCTATTTCTTTGGTAGGAGGCCGGCCTGCTGAACCAGTTAAAGTCAAAGGCTGGGGTCGCTTCAAGGAGTCCATGGCCAAAGCTGACAACTGGAACAAAGTGTCCAAAGCTGAATCCATGGAGACTTTACCTGAGCGGACAAAGGCGCATGACTCCCAGGTGTCTCTAAAGAAGACAGACTCATGTGACAGTGGTATCACCAAAAGTGACCTGCGCCTGGACAAAGTCGGTGACTTCCGCACGACGCCCCAGGATCGCAGTCCTGTCCAGCCTCCCGATACCAGGCACACCTTCTACCCCATCCCAGAGCAAACTCTTCAGGCCTCACTTCAGGAGCTCAAGCTGGAGCTGAAGGACGACCTCAAGAACCTGAACGTTCGAATGTCCAGCCTGGAGGCACAACTCTCAGAAGCACTTCAACTCCTCAAATCGAGGAAATCGAGTGCTGGTTCACCGCAGCCTCTTTTTGATATTTCTAGACCAGCCTCACCCGAACTGGATAAAGAGGACATCTTCTCTTGA
- the kcnh1a gene encoding potassium voltage-gated channel subfamily H member 1a isoform X3, producing MAGGRRGLVAPQNTFLENIVRRSNVWTLSHRQTDTNFVLGNAQIVDWPIVYSNDGFCKLSGYHRAEVMQKSSTCSFMYGELTDKDTTEKVQQTFENYEMNSFEILMYKKNRTPVWFFVKIAPIRNEQEKVVLFLCTFSDITAFKQPIEDDSSKGWGKFARLTRALTSSRGVLQQLQPTVHKGENVHKHSRLAEVLQLGSDILPQYKQETPKTPPHIILHYCLFKTTWDWVILILTFYTAIMVPYNVSFKTKQNNVTWLVVDSIVDVIFLVDIVLNFHTTFVGPAGEVISDPKLIRMNYLKTWFVIDLLSCLPYDVINAFENVDEGISSLFSSLKVVRLLRLGRVARKLDHYIEYGAAVLVLLVCVFGLAAHWLACIWYSIGDYEVIDEENNAPRMDSWLYVLAETMGKPYRFNTSGSGKWEGGPSKDSVYITSLYFTMTSLTSIGFGNIAPTTDCEKIFAVAMMMIGSLLYATIFGNVTTIFQQMYANTNRYHEMLNSVRDFLKLYQVPKGLSERVMDYIASTWSMSRGIDTEKVLQICPKDMRADICVHLNRKVFKEHPAFRLASDGCLRALAMEFQTIHCAPGDLIYHAGESVDSLCFVVSGSLEVIQDDEVVAILGKGDVFGDVFWKEVTLAQACANVRALTYCDLHVIKRDALQKVLEFYTAFSNHFSRNLLLTYNLRKRIVFRKISDVKREEEERQRRKNEAPLNLPPDHPVRKLFQRFRQQKEARMAEKTELDEHDIEKGPMYVDIPVAKTPITTTSIVTVTESPATPSSSTPSSSSPPNCTPSDKVKLQVPSPISLVGGRPAEPVKVKGWGRFKESMAKADNWNKVSKAESMETLPERTKAHDSQVSLKKTDSCDSGITKSDLRLDKVGDFRTTPQDRSPVQPPDTRHTFYPIPEQTLQASLQELKLELKDDLKNLNVRMSSLEAQLSEALQLLKSRKSSAGSPQPLFDISRPASPELDKEDIFS from the exons ATGGCGGGGGGTCGGAGGGGACTTGTGGCCCCTCAGAATACTTTTTTGGAGAATATTGTGAGACGATCGAACG TTTGGACACTGTCACATAGGCAGACAG ACACCAACTTTGTCCTAGGAAATGCTCAGATAGTGGACTGGCCCATCGTGTACAGCAATGATGGATTCTGCAAATTGTCGGGGTaccacagagcagaggtgaTGCAGAAAAGCAGCACTTGCAG cttcatgtatGGGGAGCTCACAGACAAGGACACAACGGAGAAAGTGCAGCAAACATTTGAGAATTATGAAATGAACTCATTTGAAATACTGatgtacaaaaaaaaca GGACACCTGTTTGGTTTTTTGTAAAGATTGCTCCCATTCGAAATGAACAAGAGAAAGTGGTCCTGTTTCTGTGCACGTTCAGCGACATCACAGCCTTTAAACAGCCCATTGAAGATGATTCTTCCAAAG GCTGGGGAAAGTTTGCCCGACTCACTCGAGCTTTAACAAGCAGTAGAGGAGTCTTGCAACAGCTGCAGCCCACAGTTCACAAAGGAGAGAACGTCCACAAGCACTCGCGATTAGCTGAG gtgcTGCAGCTCGGCTCAGATATTTTACCTCAGTACAAACAGGAGACTCCCAAAACCCCTCCTCACATCATCCTGCATTACTGTCTCTTCAAGACCACGTGGGACTGGgtcatcctcatcctcacctTCTACACCGCCATCATGGTTCCCTACAACGTCTCTTTCAAGACCAAGCAGAACAATGTCACGTGGCTGGTGGTGGACAGCATCGTGGACGTCATCTTCCTGGTGGATATAGTTTTAAACTTTCACACCACGTTCGTTGGACCCGCTGGCGAGGTCATCTCAGACCCCAAGCTGATTCGGATGAACTACCTGAAGACCTGGTTTGTCATCGACCTGCTGTCCTGCCTGCCTTATGATGTCATCAACGCCTTCGAGAATGTAGATGAG GGTATCAGCAGTCTGTTCAGCTCACTTAAGGTGGTCCGGCTTCTTCGTCTGGGTCGGGTTGCTCGTAAACTGGATCACTACATTGAGTATGGGGCGGCTGTACTGGTCCTGctcgtgtgtgtttttggactCGCTGCTCACTGGCTGGCCTGCATTTG GTACAGCATTGGTGATTACGAGGTTATCGATGAGGAAAACAACGCCCCTCGTATGGACAGCTGGCTCTACGTCCTGGCAGAGACGATGGGGAAACCGTATCGCTTCAACACCAGCGGCTCGGGGAAGTGGGAGGGCGGGCCGAGCAAGGATTCGGTCTACATCACTTCCCTGTACTTCACGATGACCAGCCTGACCAGCATTGGTTTCGGCAACATTGCCCCAACGACAGATTGCGAGAAAATCTTCGCCGTAGCCATGATGATGATTGGAT CCCTTCTTTACGCCACCATTTTTGGTAACGTGACAACAATCTTCCAGCAGATGTACGCCAACACGAATCGTTACCATGAGATGCTTAACAGCGTCCGGGACTTCCTCAAGCTCTACCAGGTGCCCAAAGGCTTAAGTGAAAGAGTTATGGACTACATTGCTTCCACCTGGTCCATGTCACGGGGTATAGACACTGAAAAG GTGTTGCAgatctgtccaaaggacatgAGAGCAGATATTTGCGTTCACCTCAACCGGAAGGTTTTTAAAGAGCACCCAGCTTTCCGGCTGGCCAGCGACGGCTGTCTAAGAGCGCTGGCCATGGAGTTTCAGACCATCCACTGTGCTCCTGGCGACCTGATCTACCACGCTGGTGAAAGCGTGGACAGCCTCTGCTTTGTGGTGTCGGGGTCGCTGGAGGTCATCCAGGACGACGAAGTGGTGGCCATTTTAG ggaAGGGAGACGTATTTGGTGATGTTTTCTGGAAAGAGGTGACTCTGGCTCAAGCCTGTGCCAACGTCCGAGCTCTGACCTACTGTGACCTTCACGTCATTAAACGTGACGCTCTGCAGAAGGTGCTGGAGTTCTACACGGCTTTTTCAAATCACTTCTCAAGAAATCTGCTGCTCACTTACAATCTGCGAAAGAGG ATTGTCTTCCGAAAGATCAGTGATGTAAAACGAGAGGAAGAGGAGCGACAGAGGCGTAAAAATGAAGCCCCTCTGAACCTGCCCCCTGATCACCCGGTACGTAAACTCTTCCAGCGCTTTCGACAGCAGAAGGAAGCTCGCATGGCTGAGAAGACGGAGCTGGATGAACACGATATCGAGAAAGGTCCTATGTATGTGGACATCCCAGTAGCTAAAACGCCAATTACAACTACCAGCATTGTCACAGTAACTGAAAGCCCAGCAACACCCTCCTCTTCGActccttcatcttcatcacccCCCAACTGCACTCCATCAGACAAGGTGAAGCTGCAGGTGCCATCTCCTATTTCTTTGGTAGGAGGCCGGCCTGCTGAACCAGTTAAAGTCAAAGGCTGGGGTCGCTTCAAGGAGTCCATGGCCAAAGCTGACAACTGGAACAAAGTGTCCAAAGCTGAATCCATGGAGACTTTACCTGAGCGGACAAAGGCGCATGACTCCCAGGTGTCTCTAAAGAAGACAGACTCATGTGACAGTGGTATCACCAAAAGTGACCTGCGCCTGGACAAAGTCGGTGACTTCCGCACGACGCCCCAGGATCGCAGTCCTGTCCAGCCTCCCGATACCAGGCACACCTTCTACCCCATCCCAGAGCAAACTCTTCAGGCCTCACTTCAGGAGCTCAAGCTGGAGCTGAAGGACGACCTCAAGAACCTGAACGTTCGAATGTCCAGCCTGGAGGCACAACTCTCAGAAGCACTTCAACTCCTCAAATCGAGGAAATCGAGTGCTGGTTCACCGCAGCCTCTTTTTGATATTTCTAGACCAGCCTCACCCGAACTGGATAAAGAGGACATCTTCTCTTGA
- the kcnh1a gene encoding potassium voltage-gated channel subfamily H member 1a isoform X2: MAGGRRGLVAPQNTFLENIVRRSNDTNFVLGNAQIVDWPIVYSNDGFCKLSGYHRAEVMQKSSTCSFMYGELTDKDTTEKVQQTFENYEMNSFEILMYKKNRTPVWFFVKIAPIRNEQEKVVLFLCTFSDITAFKQPIEDDSSKGWGKFARLTRALTSSRGVLQQLQPTVHKGENVHKHSRLAEVLQLGSDILPQYKQETPKTPPHIILHYCLFKTTWDWVILILTFYTAIMVPYNVSFKTKQNNVTWLVVDSIVDVIFLVDIVLNFHTTFVGPAGEVISDPKLIRMNYLKTWFVIDLLSCLPYDVINAFENVDENWNHRAVTQGISSLFSSLKVVRLLRLGRVARKLDHYIEYGAAVLVLLVCVFGLAAHWLACIWYSIGDYEVIDEENNAPRMDSWLYVLAETMGKPYRFNTSGSGKWEGGPSKDSVYITSLYFTMTSLTSIGFGNIAPTTDCEKIFAVAMMMIGSLLYATIFGNVTTIFQQMYANTNRYHEMLNSVRDFLKLYQVPKGLSERVMDYIASTWSMSRGIDTEKVLQICPKDMRADICVHLNRKVFKEHPAFRLASDGCLRALAMEFQTIHCAPGDLIYHAGESVDSLCFVVSGSLEVIQDDEVVAILGKGDVFGDVFWKEVTLAQACANVRALTYCDLHVIKRDALQKVLEFYTAFSNHFSRNLLLTYNLRKRIVFRKISDVKREEEERQRRKNEAPLNLPPDHPVRKLFQRFRQQKEARMAEKTELDEHDIEKGPMYVDIPVAKTPITTTSIVTVTESPATPSSSTPSSSSPPNCTPSDKVKLQVPSPISLVGGRPAEPVKVKGWGRFKESMAKADNWNKVSKAESMETLPERTKAHDSQVSLKKTDSCDSGITKSDLRLDKVGDFRTTPQDRSPVQPPDTRHTFYPIPEQTLQASLQELKLELKDDLKNLNVRMSSLEAQLSEALQLLKSRKSSAGSPQPLFDISRPASPELDKEDIFS, translated from the exons ATGGCGGGGGGTCGGAGGGGACTTGTGGCCCCTCAGAATACTTTTTTGGAGAATATTGTGAGACGATCGAACG ACACCAACTTTGTCCTAGGAAATGCTCAGATAGTGGACTGGCCCATCGTGTACAGCAATGATGGATTCTGCAAATTGTCGGGGTaccacagagcagaggtgaTGCAGAAAAGCAGCACTTGCAG cttcatgtatGGGGAGCTCACAGACAAGGACACAACGGAGAAAGTGCAGCAAACATTTGAGAATTATGAAATGAACTCATTTGAAATACTGatgtacaaaaaaaaca GGACACCTGTTTGGTTTTTTGTAAAGATTGCTCCCATTCGAAATGAACAAGAGAAAGTGGTCCTGTTTCTGTGCACGTTCAGCGACATCACAGCCTTTAAACAGCCCATTGAAGATGATTCTTCCAAAG GCTGGGGAAAGTTTGCCCGACTCACTCGAGCTTTAACAAGCAGTAGAGGAGTCTTGCAACAGCTGCAGCCCACAGTTCACAAAGGAGAGAACGTCCACAAGCACTCGCGATTAGCTGAG gtgcTGCAGCTCGGCTCAGATATTTTACCTCAGTACAAACAGGAGACTCCCAAAACCCCTCCTCACATCATCCTGCATTACTGTCTCTTCAAGACCACGTGGGACTGGgtcatcctcatcctcacctTCTACACCGCCATCATGGTTCCCTACAACGTCTCTTTCAAGACCAAGCAGAACAATGTCACGTGGCTGGTGGTGGACAGCATCGTGGACGTCATCTTCCTGGTGGATATAGTTTTAAACTTTCACACCACGTTCGTTGGACCCGCTGGCGAGGTCATCTCAGACCCCAAGCTGATTCGGATGAACTACCTGAAGACCTGGTTTGTCATCGACCTGCTGTCCTGCCTGCCTTATGATGTCATCAACGCCTTCGAGAATGTAGATGAG AATTGGAACCACCGAGCTGTCACTCAA GGTATCAGCAGTCTGTTCAGCTCACTTAAGGTGGTCCGGCTTCTTCGTCTGGGTCGGGTTGCTCGTAAACTGGATCACTACATTGAGTATGGGGCGGCTGTACTGGTCCTGctcgtgtgtgtttttggactCGCTGCTCACTGGCTGGCCTGCATTTG GTACAGCATTGGTGATTACGAGGTTATCGATGAGGAAAACAACGCCCCTCGTATGGACAGCTGGCTCTACGTCCTGGCAGAGACGATGGGGAAACCGTATCGCTTCAACACCAGCGGCTCGGGGAAGTGGGAGGGCGGGCCGAGCAAGGATTCGGTCTACATCACTTCCCTGTACTTCACGATGACCAGCCTGACCAGCATTGGTTTCGGCAACATTGCCCCAACGACAGATTGCGAGAAAATCTTCGCCGTAGCCATGATGATGATTGGAT CCCTTCTTTACGCCACCATTTTTGGTAACGTGACAACAATCTTCCAGCAGATGTACGCCAACACGAATCGTTACCATGAGATGCTTAACAGCGTCCGGGACTTCCTCAAGCTCTACCAGGTGCCCAAAGGCTTAAGTGAAAGAGTTATGGACTACATTGCTTCCACCTGGTCCATGTCACGGGGTATAGACACTGAAAAG GTGTTGCAgatctgtccaaaggacatgAGAGCAGATATTTGCGTTCACCTCAACCGGAAGGTTTTTAAAGAGCACCCAGCTTTCCGGCTGGCCAGCGACGGCTGTCTAAGAGCGCTGGCCATGGAGTTTCAGACCATCCACTGTGCTCCTGGCGACCTGATCTACCACGCTGGTGAAAGCGTGGACAGCCTCTGCTTTGTGGTGTCGGGGTCGCTGGAGGTCATCCAGGACGACGAAGTGGTGGCCATTTTAG ggaAGGGAGACGTATTTGGTGATGTTTTCTGGAAAGAGGTGACTCTGGCTCAAGCCTGTGCCAACGTCCGAGCTCTGACCTACTGTGACCTTCACGTCATTAAACGTGACGCTCTGCAGAAGGTGCTGGAGTTCTACACGGCTTTTTCAAATCACTTCTCAAGAAATCTGCTGCTCACTTACAATCTGCGAAAGAGG ATTGTCTTCCGAAAGATCAGTGATGTAAAACGAGAGGAAGAGGAGCGACAGAGGCGTAAAAATGAAGCCCCTCTGAACCTGCCCCCTGATCACCCGGTACGTAAACTCTTCCAGCGCTTTCGACAGCAGAAGGAAGCTCGCATGGCTGAGAAGACGGAGCTGGATGAACACGATATCGAGAAAGGTCCTATGTATGTGGACATCCCAGTAGCTAAAACGCCAATTACAACTACCAGCATTGTCACAGTAACTGAAAGCCCAGCAACACCCTCCTCTTCGActccttcatcttcatcacccCCCAACTGCACTCCATCAGACAAGGTGAAGCTGCAGGTGCCATCTCCTATTTCTTTGGTAGGAGGCCGGCCTGCTGAACCAGTTAAAGTCAAAGGCTGGGGTCGCTTCAAGGAGTCCATGGCCAAAGCTGACAACTGGAACAAAGTGTCCAAAGCTGAATCCATGGAGACTTTACCTGAGCGGACAAAGGCGCATGACTCCCAGGTGTCTCTAAAGAAGACAGACTCATGTGACAGTGGTATCACCAAAAGTGACCTGCGCCTGGACAAAGTCGGTGACTTCCGCACGACGCCCCAGGATCGCAGTCCTGTCCAGCCTCCCGATACCAGGCACACCTTCTACCCCATCCCAGAGCAAACTCTTCAGGCCTCACTTCAGGAGCTCAAGCTGGAGCTGAAGGACGACCTCAAGAACCTGAACGTTCGAATGTCCAGCCTGGAGGCACAACTCTCAGAAGCACTTCAACTCCTCAAATCGAGGAAATCGAGTGCTGGTTCACCGCAGCCTCTTTTTGATATTTCTAGACCAGCCTCACCCGAACTGGATAAAGAGGACATCTTCTCTTGA